The following are encoded in a window of Sinomonas cyclohexanicum genomic DNA:
- a CDS encoding Rv3235 family protein, producing MTASLVGRAPDSTGFPAKGPGASTRQPRALPHFVESGPRTADVIRFHRPKPVAEPDPAPTSGLRTDGSAALAPDPVVRPLRRLHAVPSPKEADEVRKLASAITRAVMEVLAGNRPLAQLAPWLHRDLLGPVQLRADLSRPRSPAGAAGKGTGRLALVHRAAVVKAAHASLVEPGVYEAAVVVADAVRCRAVALRLEATSRDSWQVTALEIG from the coding sequence ATGACCGCTTCACTCGTAGGCCGTGCCCCTGATTCCACCGGGTTCCCCGCGAAGGGCCCAGGGGCATCCACGCGCCAGCCACGCGCCCTGCCGCACTTCGTTGAGAGCGGTCCCCGCACCGCAGACGTGATCCGCTTCCACCGGCCGAAGCCGGTGGCCGAGCCGGACCCCGCCCCGACGTCCGGCCTTCGCACGGACGGCAGCGCCGCTCTCGCTCCCGATCCGGTGGTGCGTCCGCTCCGCCGCCTGCACGCCGTCCCGTCGCCGAAGGAGGCCGACGAGGTGCGCAAGCTCGCATCGGCCATCACGAGGGCCGTCATGGAGGTCCTCGCGGGGAACCGGCCGCTTGCGCAGCTGGCCCCCTGGCTCCACCGCGACCTCCTCGGCCCGGTCCAGCTGCGTGCGGACCTGAGCCGCCCTCGGAGCCCCGCGGGGGCGGCGGGGAAGGGGACCGGACGGCTCGCGCTCGTGCACCGGGCCGCGGTGGTCAAGGCCGCGCACGCGTCCCTCGTTGAACCAGGCGTCTACGAGGCCGCCGTCGTCGTGGCCGACGCCGTGCGATGCCGCGCGGTGGCCCTCCGCCTTGAGGCGACGAGCCGGGACAGCTGGCAGGTCACAGCCCTCGAGATCGGCTGA
- the secA gene encoding preprotein translocase subunit SecA — MANLLEKLLRSGDRRTLKQLRVYADAINALEDEFKGFTDAEIRGETDRLRERHEDGEKLDDLLPEAFAAVREAAGRTLGMRHFDVQLMGGAALHLGNIAEMKTGEGKTLVATAPAYLNALSGKGVHVVTVNDYLAEYQSELMGRVYRFLGVSSGCILANMDPAERKKQYDAGITYGTNNEFGFDYLRDNMAWDKGELVQRGHHFAIVDEVDSILIDEARTPLIISGPGQGDANRWYSEFAKLALRLGEGDYEVDEKKRTVGVLEPGIEKVEDYLGIHNLYESANTPLIGFLNNAIKAKELFKRDKDYVVLEGEVLIVDEHTGRILPGRRYNEGMHQAIEAKEGVEIKAENQTLATVTLQNYFRLYEKLSGMTGTAETEAAEFMSTYKLGVVPIPTNKPMARIDQPDLVYKNEVVKFEAVVKDISRRHATGQPVLVGTTSVEKSEYLSKALAKVGVRHEVLNAKNHAREAAIVAQAGRKGAVTVATNMAGRGTDIMLGGNAEFMAVADLAAKGLDPEENSADYEAAWPGALASAHEAVKAEHEEVLRLGGLYVLGTERHESRRIDNQLRGRSGRQGDPGESRFYLSLTDDLMRLFGTGGAERLMASSLPDDTALESKMVSRAIQSAQAQVEGRNAEQRKNVLKYDDVLNRQREAIYGDRRRILEGDDLHEKVQFFLEDTLTAMIDSATAEGNGDDWDFHALWTNLRTIFPISITPQDVIDEAGGKPRVTVEMLKEEVISDAKLIYANREAQIGPDTMRDVERRVVLSVIGRKWQEHLYEMDYLKEGIGLRAMAQRDPLVEYQREGFGMFQSMMEGIREESVAFLFNLEIQPADGSQAQEEAPALPAQLQYSAPAEDGSTETHVEQSRPKASQNGGGRRQAGATGSGQKPNGSKQGQSKPSSKGVPGRRSKR, encoded by the coding sequence GTGGCAAACCTTCTCGAGAAACTCCTGCGCTCCGGCGATCGCCGGACCCTCAAGCAGCTGCGTGTCTACGCAGACGCCATCAACGCGCTCGAGGACGAGTTCAAGGGCTTCACCGACGCGGAGATCCGTGGCGAGACGGATCGGCTTCGTGAGCGCCACGAGGACGGCGAGAAGCTCGACGACCTGCTCCCCGAGGCCTTCGCGGCCGTGCGCGAGGCGGCGGGCCGCACCCTCGGGATGCGGCACTTCGACGTCCAGCTCATGGGCGGGGCGGCGCTGCACCTCGGCAACATCGCCGAGATGAAGACCGGCGAGGGCAAGACCCTCGTCGCGACGGCCCCGGCATACCTCAACGCGCTGTCCGGCAAAGGCGTGCACGTCGTCACCGTCAACGACTACCTCGCCGAGTACCAGTCGGAGCTGATGGGCCGCGTCTACCGGTTCCTGGGCGTCTCGAGCGGCTGCATCCTGGCCAACATGGATCCGGCCGAGCGCAAGAAGCAGTACGACGCCGGCATCACCTACGGCACCAACAACGAGTTCGGCTTCGACTACCTCCGCGACAACATGGCGTGGGACAAGGGCGAGCTCGTCCAGCGGGGCCACCACTTCGCGATCGTCGACGAGGTCGACTCGATCCTCATCGACGAGGCAAGGACCCCGCTCATCATCTCCGGCCCCGGCCAGGGCGACGCGAACCGGTGGTACTCGGAGTTCGCGAAGCTCGCGCTTCGGCTCGGCGAGGGCGACTACGAGGTCGACGAGAAGAAGCGCACCGTCGGCGTCCTCGAGCCGGGCATCGAGAAGGTCGAGGACTACCTCGGCATCCACAACCTCTACGAGTCCGCCAACACGCCCCTCATCGGGTTCCTCAACAATGCCATCAAGGCCAAGGAGCTCTTCAAGCGGGACAAGGACTATGTGGTGCTCGAGGGCGAGGTGCTCATCGTCGACGAGCACACCGGCCGCATCCTCCCCGGGCGCCGCTACAACGAGGGCATGCACCAGGCGATCGAGGCCAAGGAGGGCGTGGAGATCAAGGCGGAGAACCAGACCCTCGCCACGGTCACCCTGCAGAACTACTTCCGCCTCTACGAGAAGCTCTCCGGCATGACCGGAACTGCGGAGACCGAGGCCGCCGAGTTCATGAGCACGTACAAGCTGGGCGTCGTGCCGATCCCGACCAACAAGCCGATGGCACGCATCGACCAGCCCGACCTCGTCTACAAGAACGAGGTGGTCAAGTTCGAGGCCGTGGTGAAGGACATCTCCCGCCGCCATGCGACGGGCCAGCCCGTCCTCGTGGGCACTACGAGCGTCGAGAAGAGCGAGTACCTCTCGAAGGCCCTCGCGAAGGTGGGCGTCCGGCACGAGGTGCTCAACGCCAAGAACCACGCACGTGAGGCCGCGATCGTCGCGCAGGCCGGGCGTAAGGGCGCAGTCACTGTCGCGACCAACATGGCAGGCCGCGGCACTGACATCATGCTCGGTGGCAACGCCGAGTTCATGGCTGTAGCGGACCTCGCGGCGAAGGGCCTCGACCCTGAGGAGAACTCGGCGGACTACGAGGCTGCCTGGCCGGGCGCACTGGCCTCTGCGCACGAGGCGGTCAAGGCCGAGCATGAGGAGGTCCTCAGGCTCGGCGGGCTCTACGTGCTCGGCACCGAGCGCCACGAGTCGCGGCGCATCGACAACCAGCTCCGCGGGCGCTCGGGCCGCCAGGGCGACCCGGGGGAGTCGCGCTTCTACCTCTCGCTCACCGACGACCTCATGCGCCTCTTCGGTACCGGCGGTGCGGAGCGACTGATGGCCTCGAGCCTGCCCGACGACACGGCGCTCGAGTCCAAGATGGTCTCCCGCGCCATCCAGTCCGCCCAGGCCCAGGTCGAGGGCCGCAACGCCGAGCAGCGCAAGAACGTCCTCAAGTACGACGACGTGCTCAACCGCCAGCGCGAGGCCATCTACGGCGACCGCCGTCGGATCCTCGAGGGCGACGACCTGCACGAGAAGGTCCAGTTCTTCCTCGAGGACACCCTCACGGCGATGATCGACTCCGCCACCGCCGAGGGCAATGGGGACGACTGGGACTTCCACGCGCTGTGGACGAACCTGCGCACGATCTTCCCGATTTCGATCACTCCCCAGGACGTCATCGACGAGGCCGGCGGCAAGCCGCGAGTCACCGTCGAGATGCTCAAGGAAGAGGTCATCTCCGACGCGAAGCTCATCTACGCCAACCGGGAGGCGCAGATCGGTCCGGACACGATGCGCGATGTCGAGCGCAGGGTCGTGCTCTCGGTCATCGGCCGCAAGTGGCAGGAGCATCTCTACGAGATGGACTACCTCAAGGAGGGCATCGGCCTGCGCGCCATGGCCCAGCGCGATCCGCTCGTGGAGTACCAGCGCGAGGGCTTCGGCATGTTCCAGAGCATGATGGAGGGCATCCGCGAGGAGTCGGTCGCCTTCCTGTTCAACCTCGAGATCCAGCCAGCGGACGGCTCGCAGGCGCAGGAGGAGGCGCCGGCCCTGCCGGCTCAGCTGCAGTACTCGGCGCCTGCTGAGGACGGCTCGACCGAGACGCACGTCGAGCAGTCACGGCCCAAGGCATCCCAGAACGGCGGAGGCCGCCGTCAGGCTGGGGCGACCGGGTCCGGGCAGAAGCCCAATGGGTCCAAGCAGGGGCAGTCGAAGCCGTCGTCAAAGGGTGTCCCGGGGCGGCGCTCCAAGCGCTGA
- a CDS encoding NAD-glutamate dehydrogenase encodes MSTGTAQQTPFPSADQESQFLADYYEHVAEEDKQAYPAEALADRARQHWAVAEGRETGTANVVIADEGSRSVVYIVTDDMPFLVDSVSAELVRQGVPIHLVVHPMLVVSRRKDDGAIVSASRVPAQWGMTSGDTATMPQLSALVGDGDNASHIESWIAVEINRASSAMKTSLIDGIRRVLGDVRAAVEDWQPMRTKALEIAESLGSVAGAEDIPDLRSTQELLRWLDAGNFTFLGYREYDLKSVAGEDVLELVEGSGLGLLRGEGSHALQHLTAEGQAHARERRALNITKANSRSTVHRRTYLDYIGIKRFDAEGQVDGERRFIGLFASSAYTQSARTVPIVKDKIETVMRASGFPADSHSGKDLLAILETYPRDELMQIDTETLLDTVTRIHRLQERRRTRLFLRPDIYGRFMNAVVYLPKDRYNTTVRRRIEKELEKEFHSSSIDYDSQMSDSVLARLYFRIRLPKDTESAPLDLKSVDREALEQRLVTATRSWSEGIAQVLHENRPLDAAEHLAAVWGEAFPASYRVDFSIEDALQDITRFEAYAAERASAAAAGAEVSERPVVHVYLPQGDVESLEEDARVKLYLFEPKSLSQILPYFHNLGLEVLDERPFEIETGDSREFFLYDLGLKYPAGVDPVKTGDLLAESFGQSLAGETESDSIDRLVLREGLRSREAQMLRAYAKYMRQIGNMNSFGFVADTLLANADVTRGLVAYFEARFDPALGDAERSERTGRLKEGLTRSLEQVPTLDADRLLRMFINLIEATVRTNYYLGKPYLSFKLRPEQIEGLPSPKPAYEIWVYSPRVEGVHLRFGKVARGGLRWSDRREDFRTEILGLVKAQVVKNAVIVPTGAKGGFYAKRLPDPSRDRAAWLAEGVESYKTFIRGLLDITDNRVTVLAADGVATEQVQPPAGVVRHDDDDTYLVVAADKGTASFSDIANGLSLEYGFWLGDAFASGGSVGYDHKAMGITARGAWESVKRHFSELDLDTQTEDFTVVGVGDMSGDVFGNGMLLSEHIRLVAAFDHRHVFLDPTPDAAASFAERRRLFDLPRSSWDDYDRELISAGGGVYPRTAKWIPVSDQVRVALGLPEGTTQLSVNDMLRAVLLAPVDLFYNGGIGTYVKASTETHSEVGDKANDAIRVDGRDLRVKVVGEGGNLGFTQRGRIEAALQGVILNTDAIDNSAGVDTSDHEVNIKIFVDRMVAAGKLPAAERADFLHSMTDEVGRLVLADNIDQNILLVNDRARVVEASPSYERLMDWLEEEADLNRELEALPTTAQLHKRLEQGQGLTAPELSVLVAYAKIELTEALRDSDLADDPWFKETLRRYFPAELAERFEGDLDTHPLRREIIATIVANDMINLGGITFAFRTIEETSAAPSAVAKAFVALREVYRLDEMTAELNALPASFPTEHWTAVHLDIRRLLDRAVRWILHEGTAGQPIADLVAKYGTPLATLRAKLLGYLRGEDADRVAGWLDRARSWGLTERLAHRWAELFESYALLDVARIAQTSGAGVEQVAGVYYTVFNRFHVDSLLERITALPRRDRWEALARAALRDDLYSTVADFARSVMDAAPDTLAPEARLAVWEGENREQLDRAAAMFAEVNALERDDMASLSVALRLLRSIVRH; translated from the coding sequence GTGTCTACCGGTACTGCCCAGCAGACCCCGTTCCCGTCAGCGGACCAGGAATCCCAGTTCCTGGCCGACTACTACGAGCACGTGGCCGAGGAGGACAAGCAGGCATACCCGGCCGAGGCCCTCGCCGATCGGGCGCGGCAGCACTGGGCGGTCGCCGAGGGCCGCGAGACCGGTACCGCGAACGTCGTCATCGCCGACGAGGGAAGCCGCAGCGTCGTCTACATCGTCACGGACGACATGCCGTTCCTCGTGGATTCGGTGAGCGCGGAACTAGTTCGTCAAGGCGTTCCCATCCACCTCGTGGTCCACCCCATGCTGGTCGTGAGCCGGCGGAAGGACGACGGCGCGATCGTCTCCGCGAGCCGCGTGCCCGCGCAGTGGGGAATGACGAGCGGCGACACGGCCACGATGCCGCAGCTGAGCGCACTCGTGGGCGACGGCGATAACGCCTCCCACATCGAGTCCTGGATCGCGGTCGAGATCAACCGTGCGTCTTCCGCGATGAAGACGTCCCTGATCGACGGCATCCGCCGGGTCCTCGGGGATGTCAGGGCAGCCGTCGAGGACTGGCAGCCCATGCGCACCAAGGCGCTGGAGATCGCCGAAAGCCTCGGCTCGGTCGCCGGGGCCGAGGACATCCCCGACCTCAGGTCGACCCAGGAGCTGCTCCGGTGGCTCGACGCGGGCAACTTCACCTTCCTCGGGTACCGCGAGTACGACCTGAAGTCTGTGGCCGGGGAGGACGTGCTCGAGCTCGTCGAGGGCAGCGGGCTGGGCCTGCTGCGCGGAGAGGGATCGCACGCGCTCCAGCACCTCACCGCGGAGGGCCAGGCGCACGCCCGCGAGCGGCGCGCCCTGAACATCACGAAGGCGAACTCCCGCAGCACCGTCCACCGCCGGACCTACCTCGACTACATCGGCATCAAGCGCTTCGACGCCGAGGGCCAGGTCGACGGGGAGCGCCGCTTCATCGGCCTCTTCGCCTCGAGCGCGTACACCCAGTCCGCGCGGACCGTCCCGATCGTCAAGGACAAGATCGAGACGGTCATGCGCGCCTCCGGCTTCCCGGCCGATTCGCACTCGGGCAAGGACCTGCTCGCCATCCTCGAGACGTACCCGCGCGACGAGCTCATGCAGATCGACACCGAGACCCTGCTTGACACCGTCACCCGGATCCACCGCCTCCAAGAGCGCCGCCGGACGCGGCTCTTCCTCCGTCCGGACATCTATGGCCGGTTCATGAACGCTGTGGTGTACCTGCCCAAGGACCGGTACAACACGACGGTGCGCCGCCGCATCGAGAAGGAGCTCGAGAAGGAGTTCCATTCGTCGTCGATCGACTACGACTCGCAGATGAGCGACTCCGTCCTCGCCCGCCTCTACTTCAGGATCCGCCTTCCCAAGGACACGGAGTCGGCACCATTGGACCTGAAGTCGGTCGACCGTGAGGCGCTCGAGCAGCGGCTCGTCACCGCGACGCGCTCCTGGAGCGAGGGAATCGCCCAGGTCCTGCATGAAAACCGTCCTCTGGATGCCGCCGAGCACCTCGCCGCGGTGTGGGGAGAGGCGTTCCCCGCGTCCTACCGCGTGGACTTCAGCATTGAGGACGCCCTCCAGGACATCACGCGCTTCGAGGCGTACGCTGCCGAGCGCGCGTCCGCCGCGGCGGCCGGGGCAGAGGTCTCCGAGCGGCCCGTCGTCCACGTCTACCTGCCCCAAGGGGACGTCGAGTCCCTGGAGGAGGACGCCCGCGTCAAGCTCTACCTGTTCGAGCCCAAGAGCCTGAGCCAGATCCTGCCCTACTTCCACAACCTCGGCCTCGAGGTCCTCGACGAGCGCCCGTTCGAGATCGAGACGGGCGATTCCCGCGAGTTCTTCCTCTACGACCTCGGGCTCAAGTACCCGGCAGGCGTCGACCCGGTCAAGACGGGCGACCTCCTCGCCGAGTCGTTCGGGCAGTCGCTCGCGGGGGAGACCGAGTCGGACAGCATCGACCGGCTCGTGCTGCGTGAGGGCCTCCGATCGCGAGAGGCGCAGATGCTGCGCGCGTACGCGAAGTACATGCGCCAGATCGGCAACATGAACTCGTTCGGCTTCGTGGCCGACACGCTGCTGGCCAACGCCGATGTGACGCGTGGGCTCGTGGCCTATTTCGAGGCGCGCTTCGATCCTGCCCTCGGCGACGCCGAGCGGAGCGAACGCACGGGCCGCCTCAAGGAGGGGCTGACCCGTTCGCTCGAACAGGTCCCGACGCTCGACGCCGACCGCCTCCTGCGAATGTTCATCAACCTCATCGAGGCGACCGTCCGTACCAACTACTACCTCGGCAAGCCGTACCTGAGCTTCAAGCTGCGACCTGAGCAGATCGAGGGCCTGCCCTCCCCGAAGCCTGCGTACGAGATCTGGGTGTACTCGCCTCGGGTCGAGGGCGTCCACCTGCGGTTCGGCAAGGTGGCCCGCGGTGGGCTGCGCTGGTCCGATCGGCGGGAGGACTTCCGCACCGAGATTCTCGGACTCGTCAAGGCCCAGGTCGTCAAGAACGCGGTGATCGTGCCGACCGGTGCGAAGGGCGGCTTCTACGCCAAGCGACTGCCGGACCCGTCCCGAGACCGCGCCGCGTGGCTCGCCGAGGGCGTGGAGAGCTACAAGACCTTCATCCGCGGCCTGCTCGACATCACCGACAACCGGGTGACGGTCCTCGCCGCCGACGGCGTGGCGACCGAGCAGGTCCAGCCGCCCGCCGGCGTCGTGCGCCACGACGACGACGACACCTATCTGGTCGTTGCGGCGGACAAGGGGACCGCGAGCTTCTCCGATATCGCGAACGGGCTCTCGCTCGAATACGGCTTCTGGCTCGGCGACGCGTTCGCGTCCGGCGGATCGGTCGGCTACGACCACAAGGCGATGGGCATCACGGCGCGCGGCGCCTGGGAGTCCGTCAAGCGTCACTTCAGCGAGCTCGACCTCGACACCCAGACCGAGGACTTCACCGTGGTCGGCGTGGGCGACATGTCCGGCGACGTGTTCGGCAACGGCATGCTGCTGTCGGAGCACATCCGCCTCGTCGCGGCCTTCGATCATCGGCACGTGTTCCTCGACCCGACGCCCGACGCCGCGGCCTCCTTCGCGGAGCGGCGTCGCCTCTTCGACCTTCCGCGCTCCTCGTGGGACGACTACGACCGTGAGCTCATCAGCGCCGGCGGTGGAGTGTACCCGCGCACGGCGAAGTGGATCCCGGTCTCCGACCAGGTCCGGGTGGCCCTCGGCCTGCCCGAGGGCACGACGCAGCTGAGCGTCAACGACATGCTGCGCGCTGTGCTGCTGGCTCCGGTGGACCTCTTCTACAACGGCGGCATCGGAACCTATGTCAAGGCCAGCACGGAGACGCACAGCGAGGTCGGGGACAAGGCCAACGACGCGATTCGGGTCGACGGCCGTGACCTGCGCGTCAAGGTCGTGGGCGAGGGCGGCAACCTCGGCTTCACCCAGCGTGGGCGCATCGAGGCCGCACTCCAGGGCGTCATCCTGAACACCGACGCGATCGACAACTCCGCCGGCGTGGACACCTCGGACCACGAAGTGAACATCAAGATCTTCGTGGACCGCATGGTCGCGGCGGGCAAGCTCCCCGCCGCGGAGCGCGCCGACTTCCTCCATTCGATGACCGACGAGGTGGGCCGGCTCGTGCTGGCCGACAACATCGACCAGAACATCCTGCTCGTCAACGACCGGGCGAGGGTGGTGGAGGCAAGCCCGAGCTATGAGCGGCTCATGGACTGGCTCGAGGAGGAGGCTGACCTCAACCGGGAGCTCGAGGCGCTGCCGACCACCGCGCAGCTCCACAAGCGGCTCGAGCAGGGCCAAGGCCTGACTGCTCCGGAGCTGTCGGTCCTCGTGGCGTATGCCAAGATCGAGCTGACCGAGGCGCTCCGCGACAGCGATCTCGCCGACGATCCGTGGTTCAAGGAGACCTTGAGGCGGTACTTCCCGGCGGAGCTCGCCGAGCGCTTCGAGGGCGACCTCGATACCCACCCGCTGCGTCGGGAGATCATCGCGACCATCGTGGCCAACGACATGATCAACCTCGGCGGGATCACGTTCGCGTTCCGGACCATCGAGGAGACCAGTGCCGCCCCGTCCGCGGTCGCCAAGGCATTCGTTGCGCTCCGGGAGGTGTACCGGCTCGACGAGATGACCGCGGAGCTCAACGCGCTCCCGGCGTCGTTCCCGACCGAGCACTGGACCGCCGTCCACCTCGACATCCGCCGGCTCCTCGACCGCGCGGTGCGCTGGATCCTGCACGAGGGGACCGCGGGCCAGCCGATTGCGGACCTTGTGGCGAAGTACGGCACCCCGCTCGCCACCCTCCGTGCCAAGCTTCTAGGCTACCTGCGCGGGGAGGACGCCGACCGTGTCGCGGGCTGGCTCGACCGTGCCCGCTCGTGGGGTCTGACGGAGAGACTGGCCCACCGTTGGGCGGAGCTGTTCGAGAGCTATGCGCTCCTGGACGTCGCGCGGATCGCGCAGACCTCGGGCGCCGGCGTCGAGCAGGTGGCCGGCGTGTACTACACGGTCTTCAACCGGTTCCACGTGGACAGCCTGCTCGAGCGGATTACCGCACTGCCGCGGAGGGACCGGTGGGAGGCGCTCGCGCGGGCGGCCCTGCGCGACGACCTCTACAGCACCGTCGCCGACTTCGCCCGCTCCGTCATGGACGCGGCCCCGGACACCCTCGCGCCCGAGGCCCGCCTCGCGGTGTGGGAGGGGGAGAACCGGGAGCAGCTCGACCGCGCTGCTGCGATGTTCGCCGAGGTCAACGCCCTCGAGCGCGACGACATGGCCTCGCTCTCGGTAGCATTGAGGCTGCTGCGGTCGATCGTGCGCCACTGA
- a CDS encoding AAA family ATPase: MSIPVVTVGAGQAELVGSLERLHGPVTVVRRCSELAELVAACQTGLARAAVVAGGTADLTATLADRLASVGVGLVGLSDDAAERDRLTALGILAAPEAIAAPDLAALIGGAVEEAARRAGAGPSSSFGLAGARPLPMPPEAATADPAPGPGRQGEILAVWGPIGSPGRTTVAINCAAELAAAGRSVILVDADTYGASVAGALGLLDDSAGVAQACRLADQGLLDPAALERVATPVITGGGAMRVLTGITRADRWSELRSAAFGTVLERCREVAETVIVDTGFCLEADEELSFDTMAPRRNGATLRALELADRVLAVGAADPVGMPRLVRALAELEVAVPGSAPTVVFNRVRASTVGRFPERALREAWERFGPGLPVSAMLPHDDASADAALLNGQVLLECAPESGLRRSIAGLVCAEEQQNRRFAGRRAKPPASMPR; this comes from the coding sequence ATGAGCATCCCAGTCGTGACCGTCGGGGCCGGCCAAGCCGAGCTGGTCGGCTCCCTCGAGCGGCTCCACGGTCCCGTCACCGTGGTGCGCCGATGCTCGGAGCTGGCCGAGCTCGTCGCCGCCTGCCAGACCGGGCTGGCCAGGGCGGCCGTGGTGGCGGGCGGCACCGCGGACCTCACCGCGACGCTCGCCGATCGGCTCGCCTCGGTCGGTGTCGGCCTCGTGGGCCTCAGCGACGACGCCGCCGAGCGCGACCGTCTCACGGCCCTCGGCATCCTCGCAGCCCCCGAGGCGATCGCCGCCCCCGACCTGGCCGCACTCATCGGTGGCGCCGTCGAGGAGGCGGCCCGACGCGCGGGCGCCGGCCCTTCGTCGTCGTTCGGGCTGGCCGGCGCCCGCCCGCTGCCGATGCCGCCCGAGGCCGCGACGGCCGACCCCGCCCCCGGACCGGGGCGGCAGGGCGAGATCCTCGCGGTGTGGGGGCCGATCGGTTCACCGGGGCGCACCACCGTGGCGATCAACTGCGCCGCCGAACTCGCGGCGGCCGGGCGGAGCGTCATCCTGGTGGACGCGGACACGTACGGTGCGTCGGTCGCGGGCGCACTGGGGCTCCTCGACGATTCAGCCGGGGTGGCCCAGGCCTGCCGGCTTGCAGATCAGGGGCTGCTCGACCCGGCCGCACTCGAGCGGGTCGCGACGCCGGTCATCACGGGAGGCGGGGCCATGCGGGTCCTCACGGGGATCACCCGCGCTGACCGCTGGTCGGAGCTGCGGTCGGCGGCCTTCGGCACGGTGCTCGAGCGATGCCGCGAGGTCGCGGAGACCGTGATCGTGGACACGGGATTCTGCCTCGAGGCGGACGAGGAGCTCAGCTTCGACACCATGGCGCCCCGGCGCAACGGCGCCACGCTGCGGGCCCTCGAGCTGGCCGATCGGGTGCTTGCCGTCGGTGCCGCGGACCCGGTGGGGATGCCCCGGCTGGTCCGTGCTCTCGCGGAGCTCGAGGTGGCCGTACCCGGATCTGCGCCGACCGTGGTGTTCAACAGGGTGCGTGCGTCGACAGTGGGCCGCTTCCCGGAACGAGCGCTGCGTGAGGCCTGGGAGCGCTTCGGTCCAGGCCTGCCGGTTTCGGCGATGCTCCCGCACGACGACGCGTCGGCGGACGCCGCTCTCCTCAACGGGCAGGTCCTGCTCGAATGCGCCCCCGAGTCTGGCCTGCGGCGCAGCATCGCAGGGCTCGTATGTGCAGAAGAACAGCAGAATCGAAGATTCGCTGGACGACGCGCCAAACCTCCGGCGAGCATGCCGCGCTAG
- a CDS encoding helix-turn-helix domain-containing protein — protein MPRFLTLADVCEQLQISSAQAYALVHSGELKAIQVGGRGQWRVEDVKLEEYIQESYAKAERTLAENRRARS, from the coding sequence ATGCCACGTTTCCTCACGCTCGCCGACGTGTGCGAGCAGCTCCAGATCAGCTCGGCGCAGGCCTACGCCCTCGTGCACAGCGGAGAGCTCAAGGCCATTCAGGTGGGTGGACGCGGGCAATGGCGCGTCGAGGACGTCAAGCTCGAGGAGTACATCCAGGAGAGCTATGCCAAGGCCGAGCGGACGCTGGCCGAGAACCGCCGCGCCCGCTCGTAG
- a CDS encoding LysM peptidoglycan-binding domain-containing protein, producing the protein MENTRQQQIAADALVTAAVLALGAVLVVAGKALAGNVAPGGSGDWLRIDPVALDGAQWLSVDVLLGLLASLVGLAVVAWWLLSAALAISSALLVVAGAHRAARTTGAFAPAFMRRLALALLGISLVSTPAAHAQGLPDPAWQPAVPNAGQTPYVIPPALTAGESAIAPTAPSALAASPAAAPAPAPAPAASLVPSSTLSPSSPLPPSPAAIPHWSGPVPVPGTVPSAGAPSIDKLLPAASRDPLPQAAWVPAALPADPGPLVRQPTRSTTGPRPVEVRPGDTLWSIVARHLGPGVSDLQIAESWPAWYDANAGLIGDDPNVIQPGALLVPPG; encoded by the coding sequence ATGGAGAACACACGGCAACAGCAGATCGCTGCGGACGCGCTCGTCACCGCAGCGGTCCTTGCGCTGGGAGCGGTGCTCGTCGTCGCGGGCAAGGCCCTCGCCGGCAACGTCGCGCCGGGCGGGTCCGGAGACTGGCTGCGCATCGATCCGGTGGCGCTCGACGGCGCACAGTGGCTCAGCGTGGATGTCCTCCTCGGGCTCCTGGCGAGCCTCGTGGGCCTCGCCGTCGTCGCGTGGTGGCTCCTGTCCGCGGCCCTCGCGATCAGCTCAGCGCTCCTCGTGGTGGCCGGCGCCCACCGCGCGGCCCGGACAACCGGGGCCTTCGCGCCGGCGTTCATGCGCCGGCTCGCGCTGGCCCTGCTCGGGATCAGCCTCGTCTCGACGCCAGCCGCCCACGCCCAAGGGCTCCCGGACCCGGCCTGGCAGCCCGCAGTGCCGAACGCCGGGCAGACCCCATATGTGATCCCTCCCGCCTTGACGGCAGGTGAGAGTGCCATCGCGCCGACTGCCCCGTCCGCGCTCGCCGCGTCGCCCGCGGCTGCTCCGGCTCCGGCTCCGGCTCCGGCGGCATCCCTCGTACCCTCGTCCACGCTTTCGCCCTCGTCTCCCCTGCCGCCGTCCCCGGCGGCGATTCCCCACTGGAGCGGCCCCGTCCCGGTCCCCGGCACCGTTCCGTCAGCAGGGGCCCCTTCGATCGACAAGCTGCTCCCCGCTGCGTCGCGCGACCCCCTTCCCCAGGCCGCATGGGTGCCGGCGGCACTGCCCGCTGATCCCGGCCCGCTGGTCCGCCAGCCCACGAGGAGCACGACGGGACCGCGGCCCGTCGAGGTGCGGCCGGGCGACACCCTGTGGTCCATTGTCGCGAGGCATCTCGGTCCAGGCGTCAGCGACCTGCAGATCGCCGAATCGTGGCCGGCGTGGTACGACGCGAATGCGGGTCTCATCGGGGACGACCCCAACGTCATCCAACCAGGTGCTCTCCTCGTGCCGCCGGGCTGA